The genomic interval CGGGTACTTCCGCTCCTTCGGCTTGAGCGGCAGCGTGATCTCCTCGGCGCGCGCCGCGACCCCGACCGGGTGGCGCGCCGCGAGCGGCGTCAGGAGGAGCGCGCCGTCGTCGAGGACGCGGGCGTAGCCCGGGATCGTGAACTCGGCCTCGATCGTGAACGGCACCCTGAGGTCGTCGGGGTCGGTCCGGGACGTGACGCGGACGACCGCGCGCGGGTCGACGGCCGCCAGCAGCCCCTCGTCGATCGCCGCCCACTGCGTGCGCGTGCGGCCGCGGTAGGGACGGCGCAGGCCCGAGTCGGACTGCCCGTCGGCGGTGAGCCGCAGCGTCCCCTTCAGGGTGCCGTCGGCGAGCAGCGTCGAGCGGACGGTGAAGCCCAGCGGGTGGTCGGAAGGGGGCGAGATCGGCGTCGTGATGATGTCCGCCCCTTCGGGCAGCCCCATCAGGACCTCCTGCTGCTGCTCGCGGCTCGACCAGAGCTCGCGGGCGCCCGGCACCCAGGTCGGGTCGAGGAGCTGCGCCGCACCGTCGGGGCGCCGCCACACCGTGATGCAGTGGTTGAACTGGTCGGCGGCGATCTTCTCGATCCGCTCGCCCGCCATGGTCATGCCGGCGTACGCCTCGAACCCGGCGGCGCGCAGCAGCGCGGTGAGGATCCCCGCCTTGTCCTTGCAGACGCCGCCCCGGTCCCGCAGCGTCATCGCCGCGGGGTGCAGCGTGTAGCCCTCGCCCTCGCCCATGTGGAGGCCGATGTACCGGATGTTCTCGGCGACCCAGTGGGTCAGCGCGGCGACCTTGTCGTCGGCGCGCTCGAGCCCGGCGGTCACCTCGTCGGCCACCTTCTTGAGCTCGGGCGTCACCGCGAAGGCCTTCGCGTCCTCCTGGACGCCGTGGAACCAGACCGCCTTGGCCTGCCAGTCGGGCGACGTCGTCAGGAGCAGCTTCGGCGCGACGTCCGGCCAATCGACCATGTTCTTCTCGGGCTCCGACGGCTTCCAGCCCCTCAGGGTGACCGTCACCGTGCGCATCCCGGAGGCGGTGCGGTCCTCGACCTCGGCGCCGCCGATGAAGAGCTGGTACTGGAGGTTCTTCGCGGCCGGGATCGTCACCCGGTAGCGCTGCTCGACGACCGGGTTGGGCGCGAAGAACGGCACGATGTCGTAGAAGTGGCCCTTCATCGGGGGGACGAACCGGGCCTCCGCAGACCCTTCGTCACCGTCGAGGAGCGCGTAGGTGAAGCCGACCCGCCGGGTCACGAGCTCCACCGCGTCGCCCACGTCGAGCCGCCCGACCGGCACCAGCCTGTGGCGGGCGTTCCACAGGATCGTCCCCTGGGTGTCGGGATGGTCCTGGACGCCGGCGACGTCCACGTCGCGCACGCCTCCCGCGGCGGTCAGCACGCGGCAGAGCAGCACCTCGACGGCGGCCGACATCGGGTCGTAGGAGAGCTCGGCGACGGCGAGCTGCCGCGCGC from Holophagales bacterium carries:
- a CDS encoding DUF3857 domain-containing protein, with product MRARVPRPFVLSAAVVAALVALSASGAETPPSWDLPAADVQKVLARAGGADAFPGAAVVTVFDRREVVVEESGMARTVQHTLVKALTAAGARQLAVAELSYDPMSAAVEVLLCRVLTAAGGVRDVDVAGVQDHPDTQGTILWNARHRLVPVGRLDVGDAVELVTRRVGFTYALLDGDEGSAEARFVPPMKGHFYDIVPFFAPNPVVEQRYRVTIPAAKNLQYQLFIGGAEVEDRTASGMRTVTVTLRGWKPSEPEKNMVDWPDVAPKLLLTTSPDWQAKAVWFHGVQEDAKAFAVTPELKKVADEVTAGLERADDKVAALTHWVAENIRYIGLHMGEGEGYTLHPAAMTLRDRGGVCKDKAGILTALLRAAGFEAYAGMTMAGERIEKIAADQFNHCITVWRRPDGAAQLLDPTWVPGARELWSSREQQQEVLMGLPEGADIITTPISPPSDHPLGFTVRSTLLADGTLKGTLRLTADGQSDSGLRRPYRGRTRTQWAAIDEGLLAAVDPRAVVRVTSRTDPDDLRVPFTIEAEFTIPGYARVLDDGALLLTPLAARHPVGVAARAEEITLPLKPKERKYPVRIGCSKVVRLDERITLPAGAKVEGLPDDAKLDGAGSLQSTWKHAGSELVVSETLTLDRRIFAPEEWPALRAALESFRKLAETPLLVRPAGKGKGKA